The sequence below is a genomic window from Mycolicibacterium gilvum.
CGCGCGCCACGGCGAGCGCAGGAAGTCGAACTGGAACGCGGTGTGCAGTTCGTCGGGACGCAGATACCGGGCCAGTCGTTCGTTGCTGGACACCCACGCCTCGGCGATGAAGATCCGCTCGGGGGTGTAGCGCTGCGCCACCGACCGCCAGCCGCGGTAGATGTCGTGCACGCCGTCCTGATCCCAGGCCGGATGCTGCGCCTCGACCTGCAGCATCGCCTGCGGCGCGTCCGCCTGCGCGCCGTCGGGCAGCCCCTCGGCCTTGACCAGACCGTGGGCGACGTCGATGCGGAACCCGTCGACGCCGCGGTCGAACCAGAACGCCAGGATGTCCTCGAACTCGGCTCGGACCTCCGGGTTCTCCCAGTTCAGATCGGGCTGACCGGGCGCGAACAGATGCAGATACCACTGGCCCTGCAGCGGCCCGTCGGTGATGCGTGTCCATGCCGGTCCGCCGAACACGCTCTGCCAATCGTTGGGTGGCAGTTCACCGTTCGCGCCGCGCCCGGGCCGGACGTGATACCGGTCGCGCGCCGCCGGGTCACCGGCGAGCGCGGCCTCGAACCACGCGTGCCGGTCCGAGGTGTGGTTCGGCACGATGTCGAGGATCACCCGGATGCCGACCGCGTGGGCGGCGTCGATCAGGTCCTGCGCCTCGGTCAACGTCCCGTAGGCCGGTTCGATGTCGCGGTAGTCGGCGACGTCGTAGCCGGCGTCGGCCATCGGAGAGGGATACCAGGGGTTGATCCAGATCGCGTCGACGCCCAGGGCGCCCAGGTAACCCACCCGCGCCCGCAGACCCCGGATGTCGCCGATGCCGTCTCCGTTGCCGTCGGCGAAGCTGCGGATGTAGACCTGGTAGACGACGGCGGTCTGCCACCACGGGTGCTGGGGTGCCACGGGGAACTCCTCGGCGAAGACATCGGGATTGCGTGAAAGTTTGCGTGTTCAGCGTCGGTGTGTCGGCCTGATGTGTCAAACCTCGGGAATCGTCGCGCCGGTGTTCTCGCTCGACCATCGTCACCGTCGGGGCCGGCACCGCTTGGCGGGGCACTTCACTTGCGCCGCAACGTCGATACGGTGGCGATGATCGCATCGCCGTCCCGGGGCGCAGCAGCCGACGTCATCTCCGGCGACCACCCTGCCCACCGGACCGGCGGTCAGCGGCGGCACCGCCCCGCCGCACGCGGACCGCTCCCCCACCAGCCTTGTGAGGTGTGACACACTCTTCCCGTAGGTGAATGTGCTGCACGTGGCCCTATCGGAGACCACAACTTCCGACACGAGGGCAAACTTCATAGACGAGGACGTGATGAAACGAAATCAGTTCGCCCGCGGGCGACGGCGTCGCGCAGTCGCGCTGGCCAGTGCGCCTCTGGTGGCCGCGTCGTTGTTGTCCGGGTGCGGCGCCCAGAGCGGTCCCCCGACCTTGACGTGGTACATCCTTCCCGACAACGGCGGCTCGGTCGCGCGTGCCGAGCAGTGCGCCGAGGCGTCCAACGGCGCCTACCAGGTGCGTATCGAGTCGCTGCCGAGCACCGCGACCGCCCAGCGCGAACAGATGGTTCGCCGTCTGGCCGCCGGTGATTCGTCGATCGACCTCGTCAGCATGGACGTGGTCTTCACCGCGGAGTTCGCCAACGCCGGGTTCCTGCGCCCGTACACCGCAGAGGAGACCAGCCGGTTGACCGCCGGGATGCTGCCCGCCCCGATCGAGACCGGGATGTGGGAGGACACCCTCTACGGCGCGCCGTACAAGTCGAACGCGCAGCTGCTCTGGTACCGCAAGTCCGCGGCGGCCGCGGCCGGCGTCGACCCCGCCTCTCCGACCTTCACCTGGGACGAGATGCTCAAAGCCGCTGTGGGGCAGCAGAAGAAGATCGCGGTCCAGGCCCAGCGGTACGAGGGCTACACCGTGTTGATCAACGCCCTGGTGCTCTCGGGCGGCGGTGCGCTCCTCGAAGACGTGGAAGCCGGACGCGACGCCAAACCGTCGCTGAACACTCCGCCCGGGCTCAAGGCCGCCGAGATCGTCGGCACCCTCGGTCGCTCTCCCGCCGCGCCCACCGACATGTCGAACGCGTCGGAAGAGCAGGCGCGCGCCAACTTCCAGTCCGATCAGGGCATGTTCATGGTCAACTGGCCGTACGTGCTGGCCGCCGCGCGCAGCGCCGCCGAGGAGGGCACGCTGCCGCAGGAGGTCGTCGACGACATCGGTTGGGCCCGCTACCCCAGGGTGTCCCCGGATATGCCGAGCGCGCCGCCGCTGGGCGGTGCGAACCTCGGCATCGGCGCGTACACGGAGTATCCGGAGGAGGCCGTCGCGCTGGTCGAGTGCATCAACGCCGAACCGAAGGCCACTCAGTACATGCTCGACGAGAGTGAGCCGTCACCGTATGCGGCGTCCTACGACAACCCCGAGATCCGGGAGACCTACGAGAACGCCGACCTGATCCGGGAGTCGATCGGCGACGGCGGCCCCCGTCCACCCACGCCGTTCTACACCGACATCTCGGGCGCGATCCAGCAGACGTGGCATCCGCCCGCGTCGGTGACTTCCGAAACTCCGGAAAGGACAGACCAATTCATGGCTGACGTGCTGGCGGGGAGGCGACTGCTGTGACCGCACCGGCAGACGCCCCCATCCAGAAGGACCCGGGTAAACCCTCGGTCAGCGAGCGCGCCAAAGGCGAACGCCGGCTCGGGCTCTACCTGACCCTGCCCTCGTATGTGGTGATGCTGCTCGTCACCGCCTACCCGCTCGGCTACGCGCTGGTGTTGTCGCTGTACAACTTCCGGCTCACCGACCCCGAGGGCCGCAGTTTCGTCGGCCTGGGCAACTACCTCGTCATCCTGACCGACCCGATCTGGTGGAACGACTTCGTCACCACGTTGGCGATCACCGTGGTGACGGTGGCCATCGAACTGGTACTCGGGTTCTGGTTCGCGTTCGTGATGCTGCGCATCGTGCGGGGCCGGGGCCCGTTGCGCACGGCGATCCTGATCCCGTACGGCATCGTCACGGTGGTCTCGGCGTTCATCTGGCGCTACGCGTTCGCCATCGACTCCGGCTTCGTCAACCAGTGGCTCAACCTGACCGACTTCGACTGGTTCGGAGACCGCTGGTCGGCCATCTTCGTGATCTGCCTGTCCGAGATCTGGAAGACCACCCCCTTCATCTCGCTGCTGCTGCTCGCAGGCCTGGTCCAGGTCCCCGAGGACATGCAGGAGGCCGCGAAGGTCGACGGCGCCACGGCGTGGCAGCGGTTGTGGAAGATCACGCTGCCGAACATGAAGGCGGCGATCATGGTCGCTCTGCTGTTCCGCACGCTGGACGCGTGGCGCATCTTCGACAATCCGTACGTGATGACGGCCGGCGCCAACAACACCGAGACCATCTCGTTCCTGGCCTACCGGCAGAACGTGACACTGGTCAATCTCGGTATGGGATCGGCGGTCTCGGTACTGCTGTTCCTGTCGGTCGTCGCGATCGCGTGGATATTCATCAAGGTCTTCAAGACCGACCTCTCGCAAGTCAGGGGTGACCAGTGACCAAGAACACCAAGTGGTGGACGATCGCGGGCATCGTGATCGTGATCTACAGCTTCGTGCCGATGCTGTGGATGATCAGCCTGGCGTTCAAGCCGCCGTCGGACATCGTGTCGGGCGAACCGTCGTTCCTGCCGAGCACCGTCACGTTCGACAACTTCGCCCAGATCTTCAGCAATCCGCTGTTCACCAGGGCGCTGATCAACTCGATCGGCATCGCGCTGGTCGCCACCGTCATCTCGGTGATCATCGCGATGTTCGCCGCGTATGCCATTGCGCGTCTGGAGTTCCCGGGCAAGAAGGTGCTGCTGTCGCTGGCGCTGGGCATCGCCATGTTCCCGCAGGCCGCACTCGTCGGTCCGCTGTTCGACATGTGGCGCGGGCTGGGCATCTACGACACCTGGCTGGGTCTGATCATCCCGTACCTGACCTTCGCACTGCCCCTGTCGATCTGGACGATGTCGGCCTTCTTCCGGCAGATCCGTGGGAGATGGAGCATGCCGCACAGGTCGACGGCGCCACCCAGTGGCAGGCGTTCCGCAAGGTGATCGTGCCGTTGGCCGCGCCGGGCGTGTTCACGACCGCGATCCTGACGTTCTTCTTCTGCTGGAACGACTTCCTGTTCGCGATCTCGCTGACGTCCACGGACAGCGCACGCACGGTGCCCGCCGCGCTGGCGTTCTTCCAGGGCGCGTCGTACTTCGAATCCCCCGTCCCCTACATCATGGCGGCCTCGGTGATCGTGACGATCCCCGTCGTCATCCTGGTTCTCGTCTTCCAACGGCGCATCGTCGCCGGTCTTACTTCCGGAGCAGTGAAGGGATAGCCCCATGGCAGCAATCACGATGCGCAATATCGTCAAGAAATACGGTGACGGCTATCCGGCCGTCAACGATGTGAGCCTCGACATCGCCGACGGTGAGTTCGTGATCCTCGTCGGTCCGTCGGGCTGCGGCAAGTCGACCCTGCTGCGGATGATCGTGGGGCTCGAGGACATCACGTCCGGGGACATGATGATCGGCGACAAGCGGGTCAACGACATGGCTCCGCGCGACCGCAACCTGGCCATGGTGTTCCAGAACTACGCGCTCTACCCGCACCTGACGGTGTTCGAGAACATCGCGTTCCCACTTCGGTTGGCGGGCAAGCTGTCCGACGACGAGATCCGGCAGCGGGTCAACGACGCGGCCACGACGCTCGAGCTCGGCGAGCATCTCGACCGCAAGCCGGCCAACCTGTCGGGCGGTCAGCGTCAGCGGGTCGCGATGGGTCGCGCGATCGTGCGCGAGGCCGACGCGTTCCTGTTCGACGAACCGCTGAGCAACCTCGATGCCAAGCTGCGCGGCCAGATGCGCACCGAGATCCTGCGCCTGCAACGCAAACTGGGTGTCACGACCGTGTACGTGACGCACGACCAGACCGAGGCGATGACGCTGGGCGATCGCGTCGCGGTGCTCAAAAAGGGTGTGCTGCAGCAGGTCGCCAGCCCGCGCGAACTCTACGACCAGCCCGTCAACCTGTTCGTCGCCGGCTTCATCGGCTCGCCGCCGATGAACTTCGTCCCGGCGCGGGTGACGGGCAACGAGATCGAGTTGCCGTTCGCGACCGTCCCGCTGCGTGACGAGTGGCGCGGCTCGGTGGAGGAAGGGAAGGTCTATATCGCCGGGATCCGGCCGGGTGCCTTCGAGGACGCCGAGTTCGTCGACCGGGACAAGGCTTCGCGTGGGGTCACTTTCGACGTCGAGATCGATGTCACCGAATGGCTGGGCAACGAGCAGTACGCCTTCGTGCCGTTCGAGGCGACGACGGAGATCTCGGGCCAGTTGGCCGAGCTGGCAAATGAACTCGACAGTGAGCAGCTCCGCACGCAGATCTGTGTGGAGCTCGACCCGCTGAGCCGGGTGCGTTCCGGAGACAAGGCCACCCTGTGGCTGGACTCGGAGCGGCTGCACCTGTTCGACCCGCACTCGGGTGACAACCTGACCCGGGTCTCCCACGAGCGCCCGCGCGAGCAGAATCCACCCGAATCCCGGGGCCGGCACGCGGCGACCGCGGGCTGAGCCGACCGCCGCTCTCACCGATGGCCGCTCCCGAATTGCGGCTACGGGCCCC
It includes:
- a CDS encoding glycoside hydrolase family 13 protein: MAPQHPWWQTAVVYQVYIRSFADGNGDGIGDIRGLRARVGYLGALGVDAIWINPWYPSPMADAGYDVADYRDIEPAYGTLTEAQDLIDAAHAVGIRVILDIVPNHTSDRHAWFEAALAGDPAARDRYHVRPGRGANGELPPNDWQSVFGGPAWTRITDGPLQGQWYLHLFAPGQPDLNWENPEVRAEFEDILAFWFDRGVDGFRIDVAHGLVKAEGLPDGAQADAPQAMLQVEAQHPAWDQDGVHDIYRGWRSVAQRYTPERIFIAEAWVSSNERLARYLRPDELHTAFQFDFLRSPWRAANLRGVIDDAITSAASVGAPPTWVLSNHDVTRTVTRFSRSQPDHLVETDWERGRWSGEEPDHELGRRRARAAALVQLALPGTAYVYQGEELGLEEIEDLPDDVRQDPTWAQSGFTDVGRDGCRIPLPWNESEPTYGFADGPDAVTWLPQPGHWAEHSVEAQERDPDSMLHLYRAALKLRPSLWRDAGEVTWLDVAAEVAAFDRGGAQCWVNTGTADVTLPAGASVVLASSPGVDGVLPGDTAVWLQT
- a CDS encoding extracellular solute-binding protein, translating into MKRNQFARGRRRRAVALASAPLVAASLLSGCGAQSGPPTLTWYILPDNGGSVARAEQCAEASNGAYQVRIESLPSTATAQREQMVRRLAAGDSSIDLVSMDVVFTAEFANAGFLRPYTAEETSRLTAGMLPAPIETGMWEDTLYGAPYKSNAQLLWYRKSAAAAAGVDPASPTFTWDEMLKAAVGQQKKIAVQAQRYEGYTVLINALVLSGGGALLEDVEAGRDAKPSLNTPPGLKAAEIVGTLGRSPAAPTDMSNASEEQARANFQSDQGMFMVNWPYVLAAARSAAEEGTLPQEVVDDIGWARYPRVSPDMPSAPPLGGANLGIGAYTEYPEEAVALVECINAEPKATQYMLDESEPSPYAASYDNPEIRETYENADLIRESIGDGGPRPPTPFYTDISGAIQQTWHPPASVTSETPERTDQFMADVLAGRRLL
- a CDS encoding carbohydrate ABC transporter permease, whose product is MTAPADAPIQKDPGKPSVSERAKGERRLGLYLTLPSYVVMLLVTAYPLGYALVLSLYNFRLTDPEGRSFVGLGNYLVILTDPIWWNDFVTTLAITVVTVAIELVLGFWFAFVMLRIVRGRGPLRTAILIPYGIVTVVSAFIWRYAFAIDSGFVNQWLNLTDFDWFGDRWSAIFVICLSEIWKTTPFISLLLLAGLVQVPEDMQEAAKVDGATAWQRLWKITLPNMKAAIMVALLFRTLDAWRIFDNPYVMTAGANNTETISFLAYRQNVTLVNLGMGSAVSVLLFLSVVAIAWIFIKVFKTDLSQVRGDQ
- a CDS encoding ABC transporter ATP-binding protein, whose protein sequence is MAAITMRNIVKKYGDGYPAVNDVSLDIADGEFVILVGPSGCGKSTLLRMIVGLEDITSGDMMIGDKRVNDMAPRDRNLAMVFQNYALYPHLTVFENIAFPLRLAGKLSDDEIRQRVNDAATTLELGEHLDRKPANLSGGQRQRVAMGRAIVREADAFLFDEPLSNLDAKLRGQMRTEILRLQRKLGVTTVYVTHDQTEAMTLGDRVAVLKKGVLQQVASPRELYDQPVNLFVAGFIGSPPMNFVPARVTGNEIELPFATVPLRDEWRGSVEEGKVYIAGIRPGAFEDAEFVDRDKASRGVTFDVEIDVTEWLGNEQYAFVPFEATTEISGQLAELANELDSEQLRTQICVELDPLSRVRSGDKATLWLDSERLHLFDPHSGDNLTRVSHERPREQNPPESRGRHAATAG